One Algoriphagus sp. Y33 genomic window, TGAAAGAACCCGGACCGCCGCCTATAAGTCCTATTTTTAGTTTTTGTGAAGATGACATTTGGAAAAAGACGTTATATTCAGGATTAAATGCTTGAAATAATTGATTCCTAATGGAAAAACCTTCGCTATTCAAGTGAATTGATAGAATAATTGATCGATAGCTCCATCTTGGTATGAGTGGCTTTGTCAGTTACTGAGAAACCCTTATTTCGGGAAGTTGTTTGAACGGCCTAAAATACTTCAAATTGACTAAACTTTAAACTTTGGACGATTCTTTAAAGTAAGCACTACTTTAATTATGATTTTAATTCTATGAATATCAATACCAAGCTTCGATTGTCCATTATGATGTTTTTGGAGTTTTTTATCTGGAGCTCTTGGTTTGTGACTATGGGGACTTTTTTGAGATCAAATCTTCTCGCGAATGATCAGGATATTTCTTTTGCATTTTCCACTCAGTCATTCGGTGCCATTATAGCTCCATTTGTGGTGGGTTTGATTGCAGATCGCTACTTTCATGCTCAGAGAATACTGGGAGTCATACACATCCTTGGAGCTGGGTTGATGTATATGCTTTACAATTCCGCTGATTTTTCAGGATTCTTTCCGCTACTCCTGATATATATGATATTGTACATGCCCACTCTTGCATTGGTAAATTCAATTTCGTTTAATCAGATGGATGATCCTGCAAAAGAATTCTCCGGAATCCGTGTATGGGGGACGATTGGGTGGATCACGGCCGGTTTTTTGATCAGTTTTTTGTCATGGGATAGTCAAGAAGGATTAAGAGAAGGCTTATTGAGAAATACATGGCTGATGGCGGCTTCCAGCTCTTTGGCTTTGGGATTGTTTAGCTTTACGCTTCCTGGTACTCCTCCCCAAGCAAGAAATACCGGGGATTTTAGACTTTCCGAAGTGCTTGGTTTGGATGCATTACGATTATTAAAGCATAAGAATTATGCGGTTTTCTTTATTTCTTCGATTTTGATCTGCATTCCTCTTGCGTTTTATTACCAAAATACCAGCCCTTTTCTCACGGAGATAGGCTTGGAAAACTCTACAGGGAAAATGGCAATGGGACAGGTGTCCGAGGTGGTGTTTATGCTTGCTTTGCCTATTTTCTTTTACAGATTTGGGATCAAAAAAACCTTGATGGTAGCGATGATAGCATGGGCAGTCCGCTATGCTTTCTTTGCTTTTGGGGATGCGGATAAAGGTGTTTGGATGTTATTGATAGGCATTGGGTTACACGGGATTTGTTATGATTTTTTCTTTGTCAGTGGACAGATCTATACCGATTCGCATGCCGGAGCCAAATACAAGTCTTCGGCACAGGGATTAATTACTTTGGCTACCTATGGTGTAGGAATGCTGATAGGCTTTTGGGCGGCTGGATTAATCTCAGAATATTACACAAATGAAGCGGGAACACATCTTTGGAAATCAATTTGGTTAATTCCTGCTGGTATTTCTGTTTTGGTTTTGCTACTTTTCACAGCTCTATTCAAGAAAGAACAAATAAATTCACATCAATAAAAACCCTCATGACCAAACCTATTGACACTGGGAGAAGAGAATCTTTTAAAAAAGTTTTGCTTGCTGGTGCTGCTTTTGGCACTCTTTCGTCTTTCGAAATGAAAGAAGAAAAACCCTACGAATTGAAAGGAAATATCAACCATGGCGTATGTCACTGGTGTTTTCGTGATTATAGCCTGGAAGATTTCTGTGTAGAAGCCAAGAAAATCGGGATCAAAGGCATAGACTTAATAGGCCCAAATAACTGGCATATTTTGAAAAAGCATGGGCTCGATTCGTCTATGTGCAATGGTGCCGAAATTAGCCTTACCGAAGGTTTTGGTGAGGTTAAATACCACGAGCAATTGATAAAAAACTATACTGAAGTAATTCCGAAAGTAGCTGAGGCAGGTTACCAAAACCTAATTTGTTTCTCAGGGAATAGGAGAGGAATGGACGATGAGACAGGCTTGAAAAACTGTCAGATAGGCTTGGAGAAACTTATTCCTTTGGCTGAGAAGCACGGTGTTATTCTGCAAATGGAGCTTCTTAACAGTCGGGTAAATCATCATGATTACTTATGTAGCAAATCTGCTTTTGGCGTTGAGTTATGTAAGAGGTTGGGAAGCGACAACTTCAAATTGCTTTATGATATTTATCATATGCAGATAGATGAAGGAGATATTATCAGAAGCATTCAGGACAATCACCAGTATTTTGGACATTACCACACAGCGGGCAATCCAGGCAGAAACGAACTGGACGATACGCAGGAAATTTATTACCCTGCGGTAATGAAAGCCATCGTGGCTACAGGCTTTAAAGGCTATGTATCACACGAATTTCTACCAAAATCTGAGGACAAAATGGCGGCATTGGCACAGGGAGTTCAGATTTGTGATGTGTAAAAAGTAACGAATAATTAAAACCCATATTTATGGCAAATGAATCTTATGACGCAATCGTAGTTGGGTCAGGAATAAGCGGCGGTTGGGCTGCAAAAGAATTGACGGAAAAGGGACTGAAAGTATTGCTTCTAGAAAGAGGTCCGAATGTAGAGCACGTTAAAGATTATAAAACTGCGACACTTCCGCCTTGGGAGGTTCCACATAGGGGCAGGGATACGCAGGAGATGATAGCCGCACATCCAAACCTCAGAAGAGATTATGTTCTCGATGAACTAAATCTGGACTGGTGGGCCCATGAAGATGAGTCTCCATATGTAGAGGAAAAGCCATTTACCTGGTTTCGGGGTTATCAAGTAGGCGGACGTTCTCTTCTTTGGGGCAGACAATCCTACAGATGGTCTGATTTGGATTTCGAAGGAAATGTGAAAGAAGGAGTGGCTGTGGATTGGCCGATACGCTACAAGGATATTGCGCCTTGGTATTCTTATGTGGAGAAATTTGCAGGGGTGTCAGGATCCAAAGACGGGTTGGATGTGCTTCCTGATGGGGAATTTATGCCGCCTATGCCGATGAACTGTGTGGAGAAAGACGCTGCTGCCAAGATAAAAGAACACTATAAGGGAGCTAGACACTGGACTATTGGCCGTCCTGCGAATATTACCGAGCCATTACCGGGTAGACCCGGCTGTCAATACAGGAGTAAATGTTCTCTGGGATGTCCTTTTGGCGGATACTTTAGCACGCAAGCTTCCACTTTGCCTGCGGCACAAGCCACGGGTAATCTGACATTGAGACCTTGGTCAATCGTGAGAAGATTGATTTACGACAAGGATACCAAGAAGGCTACCGGTGTAGAAGTAGTGGATGGACAGACCAATGAAACAATAGAGTATGATGCTAAAATCGTGTTCCTTTGTGCTTCTGCCTTCAATTCTACAGCTATCCTTATGCGTACAGCTACAGATGTTTGGCCAGGAGGGCTGGGAAGTAGCTCAGAAGAACTTGGACATAACGTCATGGATCACCACTTCCGCTTAGGAGCAAGTGGTACTATGGAGGGATACGACGACAAATATTACTTTGGGCGAAGACCCACAGGACTCTATATCCCAAGGTTCCAAAACGTCAATGGTGATAAGAGAGATTACCTTCGCGGATTCGGATATCAGGGCGGTGCCAGCCGTAGTGGATGGACCCGTGACGTAGCCGAATTGAATTTTGGTGCGCCGATGAAGGAAGCACTTACACAACCTGGACCGTGGTCTATGGGGATTACAGCTTTTGGTGAAATACTTCCTTACCATGAGAACACGATCAAGCTAAGCGATACAGTGAAGGATAAGTGGGGAATGGAAGCATTGGTGATGGACGCTGAGATCAAAGAGAATGAACTCAAAATGCGTAAGGATATGATGGCTGATGCGGCAGAGATGCTGGAAGTGGCAGGGTTCAAAAATATCAATCAATACGATGCCGGATATACCTTCGGACAGGGGATCCACGAAATGGGGACTGCAAGAATGGGACGTGATCCGAAAACTTCTGTTTTGAACGGGAATAATCAGGTGTGGGATGCGAAAAACGTGTTTGTGACTGATGGTGCCTGTATGACCTCGGCAGCGGCGGTAAACCCTTCACTCACCTACATGGCTTTGACTGCAAGAGCGGCAGCTTTCGCGGTGGATGAATTAAAAAAGCAAAATCTCTAAGCATAAAAGACAAGACTATGACTATGAATAGAAGAGACGCTTTGAAAAGCGTCATGGTAATGATGGGAGGGACGATGATCGGTGCTACGGCGGTCATGACAGGCTGTACCCCGGAAAACCAAATTGAAGGATTGGACTTTGATCCGGATGATATCGCTTTCTTGGATGAGTTGGGAGATACTATTATCCCTGAAACCGACACACCCGGCGCTAAAGCAGTGGGTATTGGGTCATTTATGGTGATGATGGTCAAAGACACGTATGATGGAGATAGCCAAAAAACGTTTGTTGATGGGCTGAATAAACTGAGAAAAGACTTCAAGTCGGCTAAAGGAAAGGATTTTCTAGGAGCACCCGCAGAAGAAAGACTGGCTTATTTGAATGGGATGTTCGATGAGTTCAAATCGAGCGGAAAGGATAGAAGTCCGCAGGTGATAAATATGCTTCGTGACTTGACTGTGCTCGGCTATTTTACTTCTGAAATAGGAGCGACTCAGGCATTGAACTTTGTGGAGACTCCGGGGAGATTCGATCCATGTATTCCTTACAATAAAGGAGATAAGGCTTACGCTATTTAATCAATCTAATTTTATATAAAGAGCCTGTCCTTACAGGGATAGGCCAGCCTATTATGAATAAACCTAGAAGAAAATTCCTCCAGATGGGGGCGATGCTTGGTGCGGGAGCGGTGCTTTTTCCTTTTGAATTTGCCTCAGCCAAGAATGGTTTCTTGAATCCTGCAAAAGCGAAACTTTCAAAATTTGGCCTTCAGCTTTACTCAGTGAAAGAAGAGATGGCGAAGGATGCTATGGGAACCATGCGCCAACTGGCTACGTATGGTTACAGGCAATTTGAAGGATTTGATGGAGGGAAGGGAATCCTTTGGGGAATGCAGCCATCCGAATGCAAAAGTTTGATGAATGACATCGGAGTTGATTTTATCTCCTCCCATGCCAATGTGTTTAAGGATCTGGATGTACAGGCTGAGCAAGCTGCGGAAGTGGGGATGGAGTACCTGATTTGCCCATATATCGGAGCACAAAAAACTGTGGAAGATTGGAAAAAAATAGCAGATAGATTCAATGATGCCGGTGAAACCCTAAAGTCTCATGGGGTGAAGTTTGCTTACCATAACCACGATTATACCTTCAAAATGCTTGAGGGACAGTTACCGCAGGATGTGTTGATGGAAAATACGGATCCAGAATTGGTGGATTTTGAATTGGATATGTATTGGGCATACGTAGCCGGTTATGACCCGTTGGAATATGTGGCCAAATTCCCGGGAAGATTCAAGCTTTGCCATGTAAAGGATGCTGAAGCTGACGGCGGAAATGCACACGACCGAGGAGTTTTACTCGGTACAGGAGAGATTCCTTATGCTGAGATCATCAAGAAATCCAAGAAATATGGAATGGAGTACTTCGTAGTCGAGCAAGAAAGGTTTGTGGATACTACACCTTTGGAGGCAGCGGCCAACAATGCAGCTTATTTAAGCAAGCTGAAAGTGTGATTAATGAGACTTGAATTTATTCCTAAACAATAAGAAATACATTGCAAGTGCTAAAATGATCAACAAAGCTACTTCAAATTGAGACCAAATTTGGGATCGATTGATAATGATGTTGGCTTTGTTGATCAATTTTTCTCCTTCTTCGAGTTGGATTTTACTTAAATTATCAAGATCTAACTGGGCTTTGCTGATTTTTTGATCATATAGTTTTACCTGATTCATGTTGACACCGGATGAATCAGAGTATAGTAGGCCGTAGTTTTTTATCTGTAGGTCATTTTCGATGATGCTTCTAAAATCAGTCAAGTACTGCCCTTCCTTTTCAGTGAGATTTGTCTTCTCAAAATCCCTTACTATTGCCATGATATTCTGCTCCTTTTCTGCTATTTCATCCACTACTTTCGAATAGTCGTAGCTGATGTCACAATGATCAACAAGTTTTTGGATTCTGAATAAATTTTCCGAAATCCTGAATATATATCCCTCCACCACCAGACGGTCATTGTACACTTCTTTGAAGGTACTGCTTATGTTTTTGAAGGCTTGGCGCTCAGTTAGATTTTTTCCGTAAATCAAAAGCATCAATAAACCGATGACTATCAGGGCTGTGATTTTTCTTTTTCTAAAGGGAGCGTTTCGCATGATTATATAATTAGGGTCTGTCTCTTTTACCAGTTTAGGGATATCTAGTTGACTTCCCAATTTTTTTTAGAACTATGTATCAGAATTATTGAATATAATCCTGCCTTGAAATTACTAACTGGAATATTAATGGTGAGGTTTTTTGTCATAAACCCGTACATAATCTACTTCCATTCGCTGAGGCCATATATCGGGAGCAACGCCCTGTACACCGCCCCATCCACCGCCGACTGCAATATTTAATATCAAATGAAAAGGCTTGTCAAATGGCCAATCTCTATAGTCTTTCTCTGTATTTTCAAAAGTAAAATAGATATTCCCATCAATCAGAAAATCGATTTTTTCCTTGGTCCAATCTACGGCGTAAGTATGGAATTCGGTGCTGAAATCAGGGAGTAATTGATAATCTCCTTTTTGTGTCCCGTCAGTGTGATTGAAGGTTTCGGTATGGACAGTGCCATGTACTTTCCCCGGATCATATCCTACATGCTCCATAATGTCA contains:
- a CDS encoding nucleoside permease translates to MNINTKLRLSIMMFLEFFIWSSWFVTMGTFLRSNLLANDQDISFAFSTQSFGAIIAPFVVGLIADRYFHAQRILGVIHILGAGLMYMLYNSADFSGFFPLLLIYMILYMPTLALVNSISFNQMDDPAKEFSGIRVWGTIGWITAGFLISFLSWDSQEGLREGLLRNTWLMAASSSLALGLFSFTLPGTPPQARNTGDFRLSEVLGLDALRLLKHKNYAVFFISSILICIPLAFYYQNTSPFLTEIGLENSTGKMAMGQVSEVVFMLALPIFFYRFGIKKTLMVAMIAWAVRYAFFAFGDADKGVWMLLIGIGLHGICYDFFFVSGQIYTDSHAGAKYKSSAQGLITLATYGVGMLIGFWAAGLISEYYTNEAGTHLWKSIWLIPAGISVLVLLLFTALFKKEQINSHQ
- a CDS encoding sugar phosphate isomerase/epimerase, whose amino-acid sequence is MNKPRRKFLQMGAMLGAGAVLFPFEFASAKNGFLNPAKAKLSKFGLQLYSVKEEMAKDAMGTMRQLATYGYRQFEGFDGGKGILWGMQPSECKSLMNDIGVDFISSHANVFKDLDVQAEQAAEVGMEYLICPYIGAQKTVEDWKKIADRFNDAGETLKSHGVKFAYHNHDYTFKMLEGQLPQDVLMENTDPELVDFELDMYWAYVAGYDPLEYVAKFPGRFKLCHVKDAEADGGNAHDRGVLLGTGEIPYAEIIKKSKKYGMEYFVVEQERFVDTTPLEAAANNAAYLSKLKV
- a CDS encoding gluconate 2-dehydrogenase subunit 3 family protein yields the protein MTMNRRDALKSVMVMMGGTMIGATAVMTGCTPENQIEGLDFDPDDIAFLDELGDTIIPETDTPGAKAVGIGSFMVMMVKDTYDGDSQKTFVDGLNKLRKDFKSAKGKDFLGAPAEERLAYLNGMFDEFKSSGKDRSPQVINMLRDLTVLGYFTSEIGATQALNFVETPGRFDPCIPYNKGDKAYAI
- a CDS encoding hydroxypyruvate isomerase family protein yields the protein MTKPIDTGRRESFKKVLLAGAAFGTLSSFEMKEEKPYELKGNINHGVCHWCFRDYSLEDFCVEAKKIGIKGIDLIGPNNWHILKKHGLDSSMCNGAEISLTEGFGEVKYHEQLIKNYTEVIPKVAEAGYQNLICFSGNRRGMDDETGLKNCQIGLEKLIPLAEKHGVILQMELLNSRVNHHDYLCSKSAFGVELCKRLGSDNFKLLYDIYHMQIDEGDIIRSIQDNHQYFGHYHTAGNPGRNELDDTQEIYYPAVMKAIVATGFKGYVSHEFLPKSEDKMAALAQGVQICDV
- a CDS encoding MCP four helix bundle domain-containing protein, which produces MRNAPFRKRKITALIVIGLLMLLIYGKNLTERQAFKNISSTFKEVYNDRLVVEGYIFRISENLFRIQKLVDHCDISYDYSKVVDEIAEKEQNIMAIVRDFEKTNLTEKEGQYLTDFRSIIENDLQIKNYGLLYSDSSGVNMNQVKLYDQKISKAQLDLDNLSKIQLEEGEKLINKANIIINRSQIWSQFEVALLIILALAMYFLLFRNKFKSH
- a CDS encoding GMC oxidoreductase, whose amino-acid sequence is MANESYDAIVVGSGISGGWAAKELTEKGLKVLLLERGPNVEHVKDYKTATLPPWEVPHRGRDTQEMIAAHPNLRRDYVLDELNLDWWAHEDESPYVEEKPFTWFRGYQVGGRSLLWGRQSYRWSDLDFEGNVKEGVAVDWPIRYKDIAPWYSYVEKFAGVSGSKDGLDVLPDGEFMPPMPMNCVEKDAAAKIKEHYKGARHWTIGRPANITEPLPGRPGCQYRSKCSLGCPFGGYFSTQASTLPAAQATGNLTLRPWSIVRRLIYDKDTKKATGVEVVDGQTNETIEYDAKIVFLCASAFNSTAILMRTATDVWPGGLGSSSEELGHNVMDHHFRLGASGTMEGYDDKYYFGRRPTGLYIPRFQNVNGDKRDYLRGFGYQGGASRSGWTRDVAELNFGAPMKEALTQPGPWSMGITAFGEILPYHENTIKLSDTVKDKWGMEALVMDAEIKENELKMRKDMMADAAEMLEVAGFKNINQYDAGYTFGQGIHEMGTARMGRDPKTSVLNGNNQVWDAKNVFVTDGACMTSAAAVNPSLTYMALTARAAAFAVDELKKQNL